One Lentimicrobium sp. L6 DNA window includes the following coding sequences:
- a CDS encoding serine hydrolase: protein MTKKKKTLIIRIVLLGSTIISLFYVPWILVWAWILPLPNSVQEQADEAIEHGFDGMIVYVDEGGKAPAFYTAGWHDRDQKIPAKPKALFKIASISKLYVAVAISKLAHDKRLSLDKPVSDYFPELKGRIENIDEITLRLMVQHRSGIPNFTDNPDFWQDRSDLKKDALEYALDLPANFEPDKAYGYSNTNYLLLSRIIEKVVGYSRQQYFREEILEPLGLSHTYGSLDEVDLDDVMSGYYAGYDEDFKTEEVGMIATAEDVGIFLRALNDGSVFEEGEQEIYSSIYVYEHGGLVPGYQSLAEYHKDIDTVIIQFINTTDFNGYDWNLSEIIYSRIVKIVRRSKSK, encoded by the coding sequence ATGACAAAGAAAAAAAAGACTCTAATTATCAGAATAGTATTACTAGGTAGCACCATAATATCCTTGTTTTATGTACCATGGATTTTGGTATGGGCTTGGATTTTACCCTTACCCAATTCGGTTCAAGAACAAGCCGACGAAGCTATAGAACATGGATTTGATGGAATGATAGTTTATGTGGACGAAGGAGGTAAAGCTCCAGCATTCTATACGGCCGGCTGGCACGATCGAGATCAGAAAATTCCTGCCAAGCCAAAAGCTTTATTCAAAATTGCCAGTATCAGTAAATTATATGTGGCGGTTGCTATTAGTAAATTAGCCCATGATAAGCGTTTGTCATTAGATAAACCAGTCTCTGATTACTTTCCCGAGCTTAAAGGAAGAATTGAAAATATAGATGAAATCACCTTGCGATTAATGGTGCAACATAGGAGCGGTATTCCTAATTTTACAGATAATCCAGACTTTTGGCAAGACCGATCGGACCTCAAAAAAGATGCGCTCGAATATGCGCTTGACTTACCAGCCAACTTTGAACCAGATAAAGCTTATGGCTATTCAAATACCAATTATTTATTACTTTCAAGAATCATAGAGAAAGTGGTAGGCTATAGTCGTCAACAATATTTTAGGGAAGAAATATTAGAACCTCTTGGCCTAAGCCATACCTACGGCTCTCTTGATGAAGTGGATTTAGATGATGTGATGAGTGGCTATTATGCAGGCTATGATGAAGATTTCAAGACTGAGGAGGTCGGAATGATAGCCACAGCAGAGGATGTAGGAATTTTCTTGCGTGCATTAAACGATGGTTCAGTATTTGAAGAGGGTGAACAAGAAATATATTCCTCTATTTACGTATACGAGCACGGAGGCCTAGTTCCTGGATATCAAAGCCTGGCAGAATATCATAAAGATATTGATACCGTCATTATTCAGTTTATTAATACCACAGACTTTAATGGATATGATTGGAATTTATCGGAAATCATATATAGTCGTATTGTAAAAATAGTGAGACGTAGCAAAAGTAAATAA
- a CDS encoding VIT domain-containing protein produces the protein MKALKLFLLVLLSSTCFAQIPSLGVYKGDKNVQLEISKLDIQIEVVGNIATTTYDMVFYNPYPTILEGELAMPLKNGQEIYRYALEINGKLREGVIVEKVKARQAFEAIVRKNIDPGIINKTKGNNFKTKIYPIPAKGTKRLVLALSETLNGDKENLNYSLPFGELNQIDDFSLKVKVLKSNSDEIDIKSDFQNINFDSKENSYVLNLKEKNFKPTEDIRFTIPRYSTDSFQLFTCDFEGETYFYLNFPPNPLEKVTVKEPESIAIYWDNSFSASKRNTEKELKFLGEYMNSLNSEVKVSIYHFNLYESEGKSFLASNATDIISHIHSLKNDGATCLQNLNFSDDKDLILLFSDGVNTIGKAIIQATKPIYAISSTAGSDYGLLKSSCAKTNGEFIDLTTTSIPRALELIQQDEEKFLSSEYNSNHIKEVYPKLAESINSKFEITGILTHKEATLKVNFGNKTGVNQSKTFLIRKNGESQMVSRIWAGKKLAYLDANYEKNKERIIELSQKYNIITRNTSMLVLDRVEDYVRYDIIPPAELKKDYDKLIAIKNKNKPKQASKKDIEKKNIQRINTLFSNYDQSYKIKTGNNYYDSIIEFGENRRIQGRLIDFDTGEPVPFANVAIIDNETQIAGTSSDFNGNFSIESLPVLDSLTLTVSSVGYEPSTITISDGYPIQIRLWPSSLILEEAEVIAYELPLISRDVTSSGATVRTAISEDIEGGSVRGSRSGETVEHIDGVKVTGSETKSSIKVLAWMPDAPYMKELRKANDDDILMLYEQLKEENKNRPSFYIQVADLFFAKEKHQEALRILSNIIELDLENPELLKVVARRLLDEEEYEMAIDIYKEIRDLRPEEPQSFRDLAIAFERNKEYQNALEMYLFVLDNKWERFDDIKEVVFNEMNALISLHEEELKLSKVNKDYIKDMPFDIRITIDWSSNDNDIDLWVVDPNGEKCFYSHPLTALGGRISRDFTRGYGPEEFSLKEAKRGFYTVYVNYFSESRQTITGPVTVYAELTTHYGTKNQKTERVAVQLENKSTKGNMQIAMLEFVE, from the coding sequence ATGAAGGCATTAAAACTATTTCTACTCGTTTTACTAAGTTCAACTTGTTTTGCCCAAATTCCAAGTTTAGGTGTTTATAAAGGAGATAAGAATGTACAACTAGAAATCTCTAAGCTAGATATTCAGATTGAAGTGGTGGGTAATATTGCTACCACAACTTATGATATGGTTTTTTATAACCCATACCCCACCATTCTTGAAGGAGAATTAGCCATGCCTCTGAAAAATGGGCAAGAAATATATCGTTATGCTTTAGAAATCAATGGAAAACTACGCGAAGGTGTCATTGTTGAAAAAGTAAAAGCTCGACAAGCTTTTGAAGCTATAGTCCGCAAAAATATTGACCCTGGAATCATTAATAAAACCAAAGGAAATAATTTTAAAACCAAGATTTATCCCATTCCTGCTAAAGGAACCAAAAGACTAGTTCTTGCGCTTAGTGAAACTTTAAATGGTGATAAAGAAAACCTAAACTATTCACTACCTTTTGGAGAGCTGAATCAAATTGACGATTTTTCATTGAAAGTAAAAGTGCTTAAAAGCAATTCTGATGAGATAGACATCAAGAGTGATTTTCAGAATATTAATTTCGATAGTAAAGAAAATTCCTATGTGCTAAATCTAAAGGAAAAGAATTTCAAACCTACAGAAGATATTAGATTTACTATTCCTCGATATTCAACAGATTCTTTTCAGCTTTTCACCTGCGATTTTGAGGGAGAAACCTATTTCTACCTCAATTTCCCACCCAATCCATTAGAAAAAGTGACGGTGAAAGAACCTGAAAGTATTGCCATTTATTGGGATAACTCCTTTTCAGCTTCAAAGCGAAATACAGAAAAGGAATTAAAATTTTTGGGAGAATACATGAATAGCTTGAATTCTGAGGTAAAAGTATCAATTTATCATTTTAATCTTTATGAATCAGAAGGAAAATCTTTTTTAGCTTCAAATGCCACAGATATTATTAGTCATATTCATTCTTTAAAAAATGATGGAGCGACATGTTTACAGAACCTCAATTTTTCAGATGATAAAGACCTCATATTATTATTTTCTGATGGGGTCAATACTATTGGAAAAGCAATAATACAAGCTACGAAACCCATTTATGCTATTAGCTCTACTGCTGGCAGCGATTATGGTTTATTGAAATCCTCTTGTGCCAAAACAAATGGAGAATTTATTGACCTCACGACTACTTCAATCCCCAGGGCATTAGAGTTGATTCAACAAGATGAAGAAAAGTTTCTTTCTAGCGAATACAATTCCAATCATATTAAAGAGGTTTATCCCAAACTAGCAGAATCTATAAATTCTAAATTTGAGATTACAGGTATTTTAACCCATAAAGAAGCTACCCTAAAGGTGAATTTTGGTAATAAAACAGGAGTGAATCAATCAAAGACTTTTTTAATTAGAAAAAATGGAGAATCACAAATGGTCTCTCGCATTTGGGCCGGCAAAAAGTTGGCCTATCTAGATGCAAATTATGAAAAGAACAAGGAAAGAATTATTGAACTCAGCCAGAAGTATAACATCATCACTCGAAATACGTCAATGCTGGTCCTTGATAGAGTAGAAGATTATGTAAGGTATGATATTATTCCACCTGCAGAATTGAAAAAAGACTATGATAAGCTTATTGCCATTAAAAATAAAAACAAGCCTAAACAAGCCTCAAAAAAAGACATAGAGAAGAAAAATATTCAACGAATCAATACTCTTTTTAGCAATTATGACCAATCCTATAAAATAAAGACCGGAAATAATTATTACGATAGCATTATTGAATTTGGTGAAAATAGAAGAATTCAAGGACGTCTTATTGATTTCGATACTGGCGAACCTGTTCCCTTTGCAAATGTGGCTATAATAGACAATGAAACACAAATTGCAGGCACTTCTTCAGATTTTAATGGGAATTTCAGCATAGAGTCCCTTCCTGTATTAGATTCTCTAACTTTAACTGTGTCATCAGTTGGCTATGAACCCAGCACTATAACAATTTCTGATGGCTATCCTATTCAAATCAGGTTATGGCCTTCTTCTCTTATATTAGAAGAAGCAGAAGTTATAGCATATGAGCTACCACTAATTTCCCGAGATGTTACTAGCTCAGGAGCGACTGTACGAACTGCTATTTCAGAAGATATAGAAGGCGGCAGTGTTAGAGGTTCTCGTTCAGGCGAAACAGTAGAACATATTGATGGTGTGAAAGTAACAGGAAGTGAAACAAAGTCATCTATAAAAGTTTTGGCTTGGATGCCAGATGCTCCCTATATGAAAGAGCTAAGAAAAGCCAATGATGATGATATATTAATGCTTTATGAGCAGCTTAAAGAAGAAAACAAAAACAGACCTTCCTTTTATATTCAGGTAGCAGACTTGTTCTTTGCTAAAGAAAAGCATCAAGAGGCACTTAGAATTCTTTCCAATATCATAGAATTAGATTTGGAAAATCCTGAACTATTAAAAGTAGTTGCAAGACGTTTATTGGACGAAGAGGAATACGAAATGGCCATTGACATTTATAAAGAAATCCGAGATTTACGTCCTGAAGAGCCTCAGTCTTTTAGAGATTTGGCAATAGCCTTTGAGCGCAATAAAGAATATCAAAACGCATTGGAGATGTATTTATTTGTTTTAGATAATAAGTGGGAGCGTTTTGATGACATAAAAGAAGTTGTATTTAATGAAATGAATGCACTTATATCTTTGCATGAAGAAGAATTGAAATTATCAAAAGTGAATAAAGACTATATAAAAGATATGCCTTTTGATATTCGCATCACTATAGACTGGAGCAGTAATGATAATGATATAGATTTGTGGGTAGTAGATCCTAATGGTGAAAAATGTTTCTATAGTCATCCATTAACTGCACTAGGAGGAAGAATTTCTAGAGATTTTACTCGAGGATATGGACCAGAAGAGTTTAGCTTAAAAGAAGCAAAACGCGGTTTTTATACCGTGTATGTAAATTACTTTAGTGAATCAAGACAAACCATCACAGGTCCCGTTACTGTTTATGCTGAACTAACGACTCATTATGGTACTAAAAATCAAAAAACAGAACGAGTAGCGGTTCAATTAGAAAACAAATCCACTAAAGGGAATATGCAAATTGCAATGTTGGAGTTTGTGGAATAA
- a CDS encoding glycoside hydrolase family 3 C-terminal domain-containing protein yields the protein MFKKLKITLPIFILALMLISCGEKEKAVEAIKPIEKVKYSPEVSEELALERAESIVKKMNLDEKLDLIKGHKGFFIKGYEKYGLPDVYLSDATQGVNIRESWLGDDISDYALEKSVSFPNALELAATWNPEIAYDYAHSIGEECRAAGIGILLGPGMNIYRNSQCGRNFEYMGEDPYLAARIVEQYVVGVQNTGVISTMKHFVANNTDYKRRASNTVVSERALHEIYTPAFKSGVDAGALAVMTSYNQINGEWAGQSDYVINYLLRQQLGFENLVMTDWWSVTDAEKLVKSGQDLEMPGGETMTELKSLVESGKVEEKYIDGMCINIIKTLAKVGYLDRPMKDESYLEKFAEHEQVALKTAREGIVLLRNENNILPIAKGSEKNILITGMFVKRNIYGGGSGEVDGYDIVSMLDALEEVYPNIQYKEYATEQEMKQADVLMVNTVTWDYEGSDRPFAISEKQEALVQLAAKANPNTIVIVSSGGGIRMTDWNDIDAILYNWYPGQIGNIALAEVLTGQTNPSGKLPMTIEKEFKDSPAFGYRPADAKFLCEHPSYFDMDAPKSVIDRWSFDTSIQQAPDQLYDVNYEEGVLVGYRWYDTKNIEPLFPFGFGLSYTSFTISDAQLSSSKITKEEAIKISVKVSNTGTQAGATVAQLYVSEKKPTDIRPIKELKAFKKVMLAAGESKVIDLYLDKDAFAFWNSETKAWTVNPGMFEILIGQSSRDINEVLSLEVK from the coding sequence ATGTTTAAAAAACTAAAAATCACCCTCCCCATTTTTATTTTGGCTTTAATGCTGATATCATGTGGAGAAAAAGAGAAAGCTGTGGAAGCGATTAAACCCATTGAAAAAGTGAAGTATAGTCCAGAAGTTTCAGAGGAGCTTGCCCTTGAGCGTGCTGAGTCTATTGTGAAGAAAATGAATCTGGATGAAAAGCTAGATTTAATAAAAGGACATAAGGGCTTTTTCATTAAAGGATATGAAAAATATGGTTTACCTGATGTATACTTGAGTGACGCTACTCAAGGTGTAAATATTAGAGAAAGCTGGTTGGGTGATGATATTAGCGATTATGCTTTAGAAAAATCAGTGTCTTTTCCCAATGCTTTGGAATTGGCTGCTACTTGGAATCCTGAAATAGCTTACGATTATGCCCACAGTATTGGCGAAGAATGTAGAGCAGCTGGAATTGGTATTTTATTAGGTCCTGGGATGAATATTTATCGCAACTCTCAATGCGGAAGAAACTTTGAATATATGGGAGAAGATCCTTATTTGGCTGCTAGAATCGTAGAGCAATATGTGGTTGGTGTTCAGAATACTGGAGTTATTTCTACTATGAAACATTTTGTGGCCAATAATACCGATTATAAACGTCGTGCTTCCAACACAGTGGTTTCTGAAAGAGCTTTACACGAAATATATACGCCTGCTTTTAAAAGTGGTGTGGATGCTGGTGCCTTGGCTGTGATGACCTCATATAATCAAATTAATGGGGAATGGGCCGGACAAAGCGATTATGTGATTAACTATCTATTACGTCAACAACTGGGTTTTGAAAACTTGGTGATGACCGATTGGTGGAGTGTTACAGATGCTGAGAAGTTGGTTAAATCGGGACAAGATTTGGAAATGCCTGGAGGAGAGACCATGACCGAACTTAAGAGTTTAGTGGAAAGTGGTAAAGTAGAAGAGAAATATATTGATGGCATGTGTATCAATATTATTAAAACCCTTGCCAAAGTTGGATATCTTGATCGTCCTATGAAAGATGAGTCTTATTTAGAGAAATTTGCTGAACATGAGCAGGTAGCTTTAAAAACAGCCCGTGAAGGGATTGTTTTATTGAGAAACGAGAATAATATTTTACCCATTGCTAAAGGCAGCGAGAAAAACATCCTGATTACTGGAATGTTTGTGAAAAGAAATATTTACGGAGGAGGTTCTGGTGAAGTAGATGGTTATGATATAGTTAGTATGTTAGATGCCTTAGAGGAGGTTTACCCGAATATTCAGTATAAAGAATATGCAACAGAGCAAGAAATGAAACAAGCCGATGTGCTAATGGTGAACACAGTGACTTGGGACTACGAGGGTAGTGATAGACCATTTGCTATTTCTGAGAAGCAGGAAGCACTCGTTCAACTAGCGGCAAAAGCCAACCCAAATACTATTGTGATAGTAAGTTCCGGAGGTGGTATTCGTATGACCGACTGGAATGATATTGATGCCATCCTCTATAATTGGTATCCTGGTCAGATCGGGAATATAGCTTTGGCAGAAGTACTTACAGGACAAACCAATCCAAGTGGAAAACTCCCCATGACCATAGAAAAAGAATTTAAAGATTCTCCAGCTTTTGGCTATAGACCAGCCGATGCTAAATTCCTTTGTGAGCATCCTAGTTATTTTGATATGGATGCGCCAAAGTCAGTTATAGACCGTTGGAGTTTTGATACCTCTATTCAACAAGCTCCTGACCAGCTTTACGATGTAAATTATGAAGAAGGAGTTTTGGTGGGTTATAGATGGTATGATACTAAAAACATAGAGCCTTTATTCCCATTCGGATTTGGCTTGTCTTATACGAGTTTTACCATCAGCGATGCTCAATTATCCTCCTCAAAGATAACAAAGGAGGAGGCTATAAAAATATCAGTAAAGGTGAGCAATACAGGAACTCAAGCAGGAGCCACCGTAGCCCAGCTTTATGTAAGCGAAAAGAAGCCTACGGACATTCGCCCCATCAAAGAGCTTAAAGCTTTTAAAAAGGTCATGCTGGCCGCTGGTGAAAGCAAAGTAATAGATTTATACCTAGACAAAGATGCTTTTGCTTTCTGGAATAGCGAAACCAAGGCATGGACGGTTAATCCTGGTATGTTTGAGATTTTGATAGGTCAATCTTCTAGAGATATAAACGAAGTATTGAGCCTTGAGGTGAAATAG
- a CDS encoding phosphatidylcholine/phosphatidylserine synthase → MDNNKQLSVFSFIKDMPNICSLLGLLSAVIGIYFAIQGNFEAAIIGVLWAVLFDWFDGIIARILKGRTKIQGDFGAQLDSMIDIVSFGILPAIILLSYGEYSIWFLPGAFVIIAASAIRLTYFNVYGLIDTKTYKGFPLDNNVLILALVFVFENFFEPSIFAILIYALLMLFSVLNLSSIPTPKFGGKWVYALVAYVIILTGVFGWLLWV, encoded by the coding sequence ATGGATAATAACAAACAATTAAGCGTATTCAGCTTTATTAAAGATATGCCAAACATTTGCTCTCTTTTGGGATTGTTGAGTGCGGTGATAGGAATCTATTTTGCCATTCAAGGAAATTTTGAGGCGGCAATAATAGGCGTTTTATGGGCGGTATTATTCGATTGGTTTGATGGTATTATCGCTCGAATATTAAAAGGAAGAACCAAAATACAAGGTGATTTTGGCGCTCAACTCGATTCCATGATCGATATCGTCAGCTTTGGTATTTTGCCGGCCATTATCCTTTTAAGCTATGGAGAATATAGTATCTGGTTTTTACCTGGAGCATTTGTCATTATAGCTGCTAGTGCTATCCGTTTGACTTATTTTAATGTTTATGGATTGATTGATACTAAAACATACAAAGGATTTCCTTTGGATAATAATGTGCTTATTTTGGCACTAGTATTTGTCTTCGAAAACTTTTTTGAGCCTTCTATTTTTGCCATTTTAATCTATGCCCTCCTGATGCTGTTTTCAGTACTTAATTTATCTTCTATCCCAACTCCAAAGTTTGGAGGAAAATGGGTTTATGCTTTGGTGGCTTATGTGATTATTCTAACAGGTGTTTTTGGATGGTTATTATGGGTTTAA
- a CDS encoding histidinol-phosphate transaminase, whose translation MEIKYNTPEEKYEYIAKQHGGYYRHHFTDHAYLYNLYFPPKQVFDHLKDNIHNLVLNYPMAQNALAELIGELIHQDANKIIVGNGAAEIIKILSGSLAKKLIVPVPSFNEYANAAPEERVVEFPLEFPSFQLDVDKFAAEAIKVGADVAVVVTPNNPTSLVVPKPDLIRLAEKLKTSNCMLIIDESFLDFTDKKEQISLELDIDKYPNMAILKSMSKAYGICGLRIGYMLTANLEFAQAVRNGIHIWNINGFAEEFLRILPQYKQEFEASCEEVKVDRDIFYNELCSIEGMTVFKPDANYIYCRLPDDALSGPEVCKRLFIKHNIYIKDSAGKTQPDGDRYIRIASRTQKENTTLILGLKEVMYG comes from the coding sequence ATGGAAATCAAGTATAACACACCAGAAGAAAAATACGAATACATTGCAAAACAACATGGAGGATATTATCGCCACCATTTTACAGATCATGCTTACCTGTATAATTTATATTTCCCGCCCAAGCAGGTTTTTGATCATCTAAAGGATAATATTCACAATTTGGTTCTGAACTATCCCATGGCACAAAATGCTTTGGCTGAATTGATAGGGGAGCTTATTCATCAAGATGCGAATAAAATTATTGTAGGAAATGGGGCTGCCGAAATCATAAAGATACTTTCGGGTAGTTTAGCCAAAAAGTTAATTGTTCCGGTCCCATCTTTTAATGAATATGCAAATGCAGCACCAGAAGAACGAGTGGTGGAGTTTCCCCTTGAATTTCCATCTTTTCAGCTGGATGTAGACAAGTTTGCTGCCGAAGCCATTAAAGTTGGAGCCGATGTGGCGGTTGTCGTCACACCCAATAATCCTACGTCCTTGGTAGTGCCCAAACCCGATTTAATACGATTAGCTGAAAAGTTAAAAACCAGCAATTGTATGCTTATTATAGATGAATCGTTTCTTGATTTTACCGACAAGAAAGAGCAAATTAGTTTGGAACTTGACATCGACAAATATCCCAATATGGCTATTCTGAAAAGCATGAGCAAAGCCTATGGAATTTGTGGTTTAAGAATAGGATATATGCTAACAGCTAATCTCGAATTTGCCCAAGCAGTTCGCAATGGCATTCATATTTGGAATATTAATGGTTTTGCGGAAGAATTTTTGAGGATATTGCCACAATATAAACAAGAGTTTGAGGCCAGTTGTGAGGAGGTTAAAGTGGATCGAGATATTTTTTATAACGAGCTATGTTCCATTGAGGGCATGACTGTTTTTAAGCCCGATGCCAACTATATTTACTGTCGTTTGCCCGATGATGCTTTAAGTGGCCCTGAGGTTTGTAAACGTCTATTTATTAAGCATAATATTTATATAAAAGATAGTGCTGGAAAAACCCAACCCGATGGCGATCGATATATTCGGATTGCCAGTCGTACTCAAAAAGAAAACACTACTCTTATTCTTGGACTGAAGGAGGTGATGTATGGATAA
- a CDS encoding phosphocholine cytidylyltransferase family protein, producing the protein MHSDSDHGYAQKRITTALLLAAGTGSRLFPLTQNSPKCLTLVNEKSILERLINNLKSQGFKRLVIVTGHEQASIKDYLGEKSGDISIEYVHSPLYKTTNNIYSLWMARHTIKESFVLFESDLVLNTTLLNDMVYPDRMAVALMQPWLNGTTVSVNKANMVTQFQKGTTDVYSDIRYKTVNIYSFSLASWQAIILKLNQYISEGSVNCYYEAVFAEMIENKSLALESVSFDHKPWYEIDTMKDLAKAELLFPKDLKKLVMQEFAVA; encoded by the coding sequence ATGCATAGTGATTCAGATCATGGTTATGCTCAAAAACGCATAACAACAGCATTGCTTCTTGCCGCTGGTACCGGTAGTCGCCTTTTCCCTTTAACACAAAACTCGCCTAAATGCCTTACCCTTGTCAACGAAAAATCGATTCTCGAAAGATTGATCAATAATCTTAAAAGCCAAGGATTTAAACGACTTGTCATCGTCACCGGTCATGAACAAGCATCTATCAAAGATTATCTTGGTGAAAAATCAGGAGACATTAGCATCGAATACGTTCACAGTCCCCTATATAAAACAACTAATAATATTTACTCGCTTTGGATGGCCCGCCATACTATTAAAGAGTCTTTTGTGCTTTTTGAAAGCGATTTGGTATTAAACACTACATTGTTGAATGATATGGTTTATCCGGATAGAATGGCTGTAGCACTTATGCAACCTTGGCTTAATGGAACAACAGTTTCTGTGAACAAGGCAAATATGGTGACTCAATTTCAAAAAGGAACAACAGATGTCTATTCTGATATCCGGTACAAAACAGTGAATATTTACAGTTTTTCATTGGCATCATGGCAAGCCATTATATTGAAATTGAATCAATATATTAGCGAAGGTAGTGTCAATTGTTATTATGAAGCTGTTTTTGCTGAGATGATTGAAAATAAAAGTTTGGCATTAGAATCGGTTTCTTTTGATCATAAACCATGGTATGAAATTGATACCATGAAAGATTTAGCAAAAGCGGAATTATTATTCCCTAAGGATTTGAAAAAGCTTGTTATGCAAGAATTTGCAGTGGCATAG
- a CDS encoding N(5)-(carboxyethyl)ornithine synthase has product MKKLSLGVIGTSKKEDEKRVPIHPDHLTRIPEKIRKQLIFEKGYGAPFGLDDDFFIAQTGGVASRHELLANIGSVIIAKPVLTDLKEIREGGFIWGYPHCAQQGDITQTAIDRKLTLIAFEDMFVWSPSGQVGRHTFYKNNEMAGYCAVIHALQLKGIDGHYGNQRKVIIFSFGAVSRGAIYALKAHGFRDITICIQRPDYEVREEVLDVHYVRIREGVDGEARMVTVEHDGTVKPLSDLISESEIIINGTYQDTDHPIDFVTEAEKDSLKPGCLIIDVSCDEGMGFYFAIPTTFKKPLIHVDKISYYAVDHTPSYLWESASRSISAALIVYLETILNGHDSWMDNDTLRRAINTDKGVIKKESVLTFQNREAEYPHHFRKK; this is encoded by the coding sequence ATGAAAAAGCTAAGCTTAGGAGTTATTGGAACTTCAAAAAAAGAAGATGAAAAACGCGTACCTATTCATCCTGATCATTTAACACGAATCCCAGAAAAAATTAGAAAACAGTTAATATTTGAAAAGGGATATGGAGCCCCATTTGGTTTGGATGATGACTTTTTTATTGCCCAAACTGGTGGAGTGGCCTCTCGTCATGAATTATTAGCAAATATTGGTTCTGTTATTATAGCCAAGCCTGTTTTAACTGATTTAAAGGAAATACGTGAAGGTGGATTTATTTGGGGATACCCACATTGTGCTCAACAGGGTGATATTACGCAAACTGCCATTGATAGAAAACTAACCTTAATTGCCTTTGAAGACATGTTTGTTTGGTCGCCAAGCGGACAAGTGGGAAGACATACTTTTTATAAAAACAATGAAATGGCAGGTTATTGTGCTGTTATTCATGCCTTGCAATTAAAGGGTATCGATGGTCATTATGGAAATCAGCGCAAAGTCATTATTTTTAGTTTTGGTGCGGTGAGTAGGGGTGCTATTTATGCACTAAAAGCTCATGGTTTTAGAGATATTACCATTTGTATTCAGCGACCTGATTATGAAGTAAGAGAGGAAGTTTTAGATGTTCATTATGTCCGTATTCGTGAAGGTGTAGATGGGGAGGCTAGAATGGTAACAGTAGAGCATGATGGAACCGTAAAGCCTTTGTCTGATTTGATTAGTGAATCAGAAATTATAATTAATGGTACCTACCAAGATACTGATCATCCCATAGATTTTGTAACAGAAGCTGAAAAAGATTCTTTAAAGCCAGGATGTTTAATTATTGATGTGAGCTGTGATGAGGGGATGGGATTCTATTTTGCTATACCTACCACTTTTAAAAAGCCATTAATACATGTGGACAAGATTAGTTATTATGCTGTAGACCATACACCAAGTTATCTTTGGGAAAGCGCATCCAGATCAATATCCGCAGCTCTAATTGTATATTTAGAAACGATACTGAATGGCCATGATAGTTGGATGGATAATGATACCCTTCGAAGAGCCATTAACACAGATAAGGGTGTGATTAAAAAAGAATCTGTTTTAACTTTTCAGAATCGTGAGGCAGAGTATCCACATCATTTTAGAAAGAAGTAG
- a CDS encoding carbonic anhydrase family protein, translated as MKKSFSLLFISLLALFVISCNQSEQQSDSNTESPVLTSTKVKTVMTKQMQDALTPDAALKDLLEGNQRYVSGNMENRDLNAQISATTNGQFPKAVILACIDSRVPVEYIFDQGVGDVFVARVAGNIEDKDLLGSMEYGVAVAGSKVLMVMGHENCGAVKSAIKQVDVGSINVDNLLAQIEPAIQNVEGERNYKDKAYFDHVIKENVSQTIADIRKNSHILSNLEKEGKVKIVGAYYSLTDGKVTLLDEHNHDHGHSHDHDHKH; from the coding sequence ATGAAAAAATCATTCTCATTATTATTTATCAGCCTTTTAGCACTTTTTGTAATCAGTTGTAATCAGTCTGAACAACAATCAGATTCTAACACAGAATCTCCCGTTTTAACTTCCACCAAAGTAAAAACCGTGATGACTAAACAAATGCAAGATGCACTCACTCCCGATGCCGCTTTAAAAGATTTATTAGAAGGCAATCAGCGTTATGTATCTGGGAATATGGAAAACCGTGACTTAAACGCTCAAATTTCAGCCACCACAAATGGGCAATTTCCTAAGGCTGTAATTTTAGCTTGTATAGATTCTAGAGTTCCTGTTGAGTATATTTTTGACCAAGGAGTTGGCGATGTTTTTGTGGCTCGTGTGGCAGGAAATATTGAAGATAAAGATTTGTTAGGAAGTATGGAATATGGTGTTGCCGTTGCTGGTTCTAAAGTGCTAATGGTTATGGGCCATGAAAATTGTGGAGCAGTAAAATCTGCCATTAAACAAGTAGATGTGGGAAGTATCAATGTGGATAACTTACTAGCTCAAATTGAACCAGCCATCCAGAATGTGGAAGGCGAAAGAAACTATAAGGACAAAGCCTATTTTGATCATGTGATTAAAGAAAACGTGAGCCAAACCATTGCCGACATTAGAAAAAACAGCCATATCCTTAGCAATCTAGAAAAAGAAGGAAAAGTAAAAATTGTTGGCGCTTATTATAGCCTCACCGATGGTAAAGTTACTCTTCTTGATGAACACAATCACGACCATGGGCATTCTCATGATCATGACCATAAGCATTAA